The DNA segment aaatatacttaaatgTTTTAGAACTTGTTTCAGAAAGTGttctaaaaaaagttatatgatctgaaaaattttacttggtAGTCTATGAttcttgtaacatttttttcatgtttatatttaatttaatattaatatttttaaattaattaaattaaagtttatagatatttttttaatggtacactatgtaaaatatatgggATACTTCGAGAAGAATCTcagacatttaaataattattagagcACTGCTGTGAGATATtcgcaaatattattatattcctatgatctttaaacaaataattgttccttctttcaatgttttattattatgtaatagcAGTGGCGTAGCTAGCCAGAAGAGACTGGGGAATTGAACCTCCTCCAAGATTTCAAGTTAAtgactaaattattatttgctggaaatctaatttatattttcgacAACATATTTGAAAATCAAAAGCCTAAAACAGTATAAATGACGTATAAACtactataatttatgtaacagtCTAGCTACGCTCCTGTATAATAAGATATACATCTCATTTATAAtctattgtataaatatttcaaataaaagaagaaaaaataattgaattgccAGTggactaatttaatttaaacttaatgtttcttaatattactCACATAGCGTTACACTTGGCTAACTgtattgatctcaaatttattttggaaatcatgcgtttatgtactttgcgtcttttttacctttttaaggttttttgatgggatttcttttatatttgattatacatatgtttaatttaaaacctaGCTTAGCAGAGATTCAAACCCAATATTGTAATTTgcattactatttttaattaaaaattactattttgcttttgcgagaaaataaaataagaaaagatacatttatcaaaacatcaattaaatattaattagcttAATTGATCTCttgaactttaatttttctgatattgtaatatgtataatgtattaatttctCTTCAGTTATGCGTTTGTTTAGTATGTGTatggagggaaaaaaaaacgtctcGAAACGAACGCAATTTTGAATCAATGACGACCTGGTCACCCTGTACAAAAAAAGACGTATCACGTGCCGCGTGGTGCTGCTGTCCGGTTGTCGCACCGGTGACGGCACGCGGTCCGTGATTCGATACTGCTCCTTTCCGcgttcaatatttaaaattgtaaagtttATCGTACGTTTTACTCGCATTGACATCGTCATACTGATTTTGGCATGAGATTTTAGCGCAGTGATCCGTACGAAAAGGCAGGCAGAAATTTGTCGAACGAAACGATGGGCACTGTCCATGCTAaggtatgtatttattattagaagttACGGCATAACCTAAAAAGACCTCTTATTGGGACTCTCGGAATGAGTAATCTCTAATAATATCCCGGGgacagataattttaatattcgcCCGAATTTCCGTGATATCTATTGTcgatgacaataaattttacatatcatGGATCTTTACCGAGAAATGTCATGTAGACATGTATGATCTAAAGgagagatctttttttttctttaggaACCTAGTAACCCTTCAGGCTTGGGTCAATTACCTAAGGAGAACGTCCCTGCAAATAAATACAATGACTCACCAAATGCAACTGATGACTTTGTATGTCAAACAgtataacttattataatcTATGCATATCTCTAGTTTCTTTGCTTTAGACAATCATGCTAAATCTGAAATTctattatactatattaaaaattccattATTTTCCTCGTAGccaccattttttaataacaaatctgAGGGATTACACAGGGATGAGGAGAGTGTGCAGACGAAAACCATTCATCTGCAGGAAGTGCAGGTATGTCGGTGAAGTTAATTCAATAGGAATCTCATCACTCATGgattttgaagattgcctTTTATTCTAGGCACGAGTTGACCGAATACACGTGGATGGACTTGTACGAACGAAAGACGACATAATCAAGTCACAGGTGACGGACTTGTTTAAGGCGAAAAATTTTGAGGACGTTATTATACGCGCCTACAAGGTGCGGGAGAGATTGGACGCTCTGGGATGCTTCAAAAACATTGGGATCTACATTGATACCAGCAAAGGACCTGATGCCACCCCTGATGGTGTTGAAGTGGgtatataattacacaattaATTCGATaaggattaaataatttttttccatttaaaatGTGATGCTGAATTTGTTGTTCTTGTACACCGCATGCGAAGGTGTGCTTGCAATCGTTAATTTACCTGCATTTGTTGTCAGGTCACTTTTATGGTACGCGAAATGAGACGTTTGACCGGTGGCATCAGCACGATGGTCGGGAACAACGAAGGATCGCTGATCGTCGGCGCGAGAGCGCCGAATCTGTTCGGCCGGGCGGAGCGCGTCCAGATGGAATACTCTTACGGTAACAAAAGTTCGATCAACTTCAATGTATCCGCCATTAAACCGTTTCCGCAGAGCTTGTACAATGCAGTGTGAGTCGGGACATATCCGTATCCGTATCATTCTCGACGCGCTAAATTAATTGGAGTCCCGTTAACAATTGGATTTGACCGCTTTACAGATTAACCAGCACCGTGTTCAGCGCAACGCACGACTTCCCGTGGTCCGGTTTCAAACAGAATGACAAGGGACTGCTCCTCGATATGGAGCTCAATCAGACGGACACGTCCAAGCACAACATACAGTACGAGGCCGCATTCAGGAACATTAGTTGCTCGAAACAGGCGGCCTTTCGTGTCCGGGAACAGTGCGGCCCAAATTTGAAATCCGCGCTGAGATACATCTGGACAATAGACAAAAGGGACTCTCCTATATTCCCCGTTGCCGGGAGTCTTATGCGATTGACGACGGAAATGGCCGGTTTGGGCGGCGATATCGGTTTTCTAAAGAATGAACTCGCCATACAGACTAATTGGACGCCACACGAGTACCTTGTAACTATTTATGTTATCTTCTGTAGAGTGTCTTATATTTAGTTGACTCGACAATCTTTATA comes from the Monomorium pharaonis isolate MP-MQ-018 chromosome 9, ASM1337386v2, whole genome shotgun sequence genome and includes:
- the LOC105838303 gene encoding sorting and assembly machinery component 50 homolog, whose amino-acid sequence is MGTVHAKEPSNPSGLGQLPKENVPANKYNDSPNATDDFPPFFNNKSEGLHRDEESVQTKTIHLQEVQARVDRIHVDGLVRTKDDIIKSQVTDLFKAKNFEDVIIRAYKVRERLDALGCFKNIGIYIDTSKGPDATPDGVEVTFMVREMRRLTGGISTMVGNNEGSLIVGARAPNLFGRAERVQMEYSYGNKSSINFNVSAIKPFPQSLYNAVLTSTVFSATHDFPWSGFKQNDKGLLLDMELNQTDTSKHNIQYEAAFRNISCSKQAAFRVREQCGPNLKSALRYIWTIDKRDSPIFPVAGSLMRLTTEMAGLGGDIGFLKNELAIQTNWTPHEYLTFQLGFQSGLLSAISNDMKISIADHFFLGGPLNLRGFDMRGCGPRHDGNSVGGEMYWAVALHMYTPLPFRPGRNSFGDLFRLHGFINGGNLSNFTFAYGNLYNENMKIFTENVRCAVGGGIAMKLGNIARIELNLVTPLLFLRSDVLQQFQFGIGVQYL